The Euphorbia lathyris chromosome 2, ddEupLath1.1, whole genome shotgun sequence genome includes a window with the following:
- the LOC136219512 gene encoding transcription factor MYB80 produces the protein MGRIPCCEKDNVKRGQWTPEEDNKLSSYIAQHGTRNWRLIPKNAGLQRCGKSCRLRWTNYLRPDLKHGQFSDAEEQTIVKLHSVVGNRWSLIAAQLPGRTDNDVKNHWNTKLKKKLSGMGIDPVTHKPFSHLMAEIATTLAPPQVAHLAEAALGCFKDEMLHLLTKKRIDFQLQHPNSNAAQGNTSSPYKHHEDDDTIEKIKLGLSRAMQEPGMMPPNKTWDSIAAMSKHFGGECSSGFPASISGFQCGPSSFGNEGAVSPWNQSMCTGSTCTAGDQQGHLRGKLEDENGEDSEGGKAMRNSSSIFNTDCVLWDLPSDDLMNPIV, from the exons atggGCAGAATCCCATGTTGTGAGAAGGATAATGTGAAAAGGGGACAATGGACACCTGAAGAAGACAACAAGCTCTCTTCCTACATTGCCCAACATGGTACCCGCAACTGGCGTCTCATTCCCAAGAATGCCG GTCTCCAAAGATGTGGGAAGAGCTGCAGGCTCCGCTGGACCAATTATCTCCGGCCTGATCTCAAGCATGGCCAATTCTCTGATGCTGAAGAACAAACCATTGTTAAGCTTCACTCTGTTGTTGGCAACCG ATGGTCATTAATTGCAGCCCAGCTTCCAGGCCGAACTGACAATGACGTTAAGAATCATTGGAATACTAAACTGAAAAAGAAGCTTTCCGGCATGGGTATCGATCCTGTCACCCACAAACCTTTCTCACACCTCATGGCAGAAATCGCCACCACACTAGCACCGCCGCAGGTGGCTCATCTCGCAGAAGCAGCACTTGGCTGCTTTAAGGATGAAATGCTTCACCTTCTCACTAAGAAGCGAATCGACTTCCAGCTGCAACACCCTAACTCAAATGCAGCACAAGGGAACACTTCATCCCCTTATAAACATCATGAGGATGATGATACAATTGAGAAAATCAAGCTTGGGTTATCAAGAGCTATGCAAGAACCTGGAATGATGCCACCAAACAAGACATGGGACTCCATTGCTGCAATGTCCAAACATTTTGGAGGGGAATGCAGCAGCGGTTTCCCTGCATCAATTTCCGGTTTCCAGTGTGGACCATCTTCTTTTGGTAATGAAGGGGCTGTCTCACCTTGGAACCAGAGTATGTGCACTGGAAGCACATGCACAGCAGGGGACCAACAAGGTCACTTGCGTGGAAAGCTAGAGGATGAAAATGGAGAGGACTCAGAGGGCGGAAAAGCGATGAGGAACAGCTCAAGCATATTCAATACAGACTGTGTATTATGGGATTTACCATCTGATGATTTAATGAATCCTATAGTTTAA
- the LOC136219511 gene encoding proteasome activator subunit 4 — protein MHLYNAWLPPPVVEEAVKEAESFTRVVNSVKASFKPDDPESVYSTLKWISVIDLYIKAKSEVAVEDVAQIVEIGIELFNISQNKLYAQVRWGSVLVRVLNKYRKKLHSLKVQWRPLYDTLIHTHFTRNTGPEGWRLRQRHFETVTSLVRSCRRFFPAGSALEIWSEFSSLLENPWHNTSFEGSGFVRLFLPTNLDNQDFYTDDWVRKSLELWDSIPNSQFWNSQWAAVIARVIKNCNFINWECFLPTLFSRYLNMFEVPVANGTGSYPFSVDVPRYTRFLFSNKTVTPAKAIAKSIVYLLKPGTSAQEHFKKLIDLLEQYYHPSNGGRWTYSLERFLLYLVLTFQKRLQYEQQSTNNIGEEELFLGKLERTSFVNVLLKLVDRGQYSKNEHLSETVAAATSILSYVEPSLVLPFLASRFHLALETMTATHQLKTAVMSVAFAGRSLFLTSLSTSVKHDDDLGGGDDAFLDLLMISLSNALLGMDANDPPKTLATMQLIGSIFSNIATLDDENNDMSFMPMSSFAEWLDEFFCRLFSLLQHLEPSNVLNEGLTSSATSGTFLVEDGPYYYCMLEILLGRLSKSLYNQALKKISKFVRTNILPGAIAEVGLLCCACVHTNPDEAVGSLVEPILSSVISSLEGTPVTGFGGGGNPEATLSTKEKPTLSPALETSIDYQLKILSVSISYGGPSLLRYKEQFKEAIVSAFESPSWKVNGAGDHLLRSLLGSLVLYYPIDQYKCMLRHPAAAALEDWISTKDYNCDGELKGPKWHVPINEEIQFANELLNLHFESALDDLLRICQNKIHSDTGNEKEHLKVTLLRIDSSLQGVLSCLPDFSPSSRNGIVKDPNHGSFFIAGATGSTVGSIKLREKAATIIHTACKYLLEEKSDDSILLILIVRIMDALSNYGSLEYDEWSNHRQAWKLESAAIIEPPINFIVSSHSKGKKRPRWALIDKAYMHSTWRSSQSSYHLYRTNGNFSPSDHAVLLMEDLLNLSLHSYETVRGLAGKSLLKIIKRWPSMISKCVLCLTRNLQSPDSPEYAVLGSCAVLSTQTVLKHLTADTKALSSFLLGILSSSHHESLKSQKAINELFVKYNIHFSGVSRAIFRAADNHIAEPDLTDLVSQIGSMSFDSSDLHWRYNLMANRVLLLLAMTSRNDPNVSSKILSETAGHFLKNLKSQLPQTRILAISALNTLLNESPYKISAENQPAVSREQSTTTKSSLEGVLSEIFQEDGFFSETLNSLSHVHIITDNDSTSRGSHGNPSFQSLADKSITRFYFDFTASWPRTPSWISLLGNDTFYPHFARIFKRLIQECGMPVLLALKSTLEEFVNAKERSKQCVAAEALAGVLHSDVNGLLDVWDNWMKVQLQSIILSQSVESVPEWAACIRYAVTGKGKYGTRTPLLRQQILECLIMPLPAAVTTTIVAKRYTFLSAALLEISAQKMPLPEIQLHSKLLTELLSNMCHSSAQVREAIGVNMSILCSNIRLYSSFASNHSSERAIADVDNQLKEEKWLLLLTEQASEVVINIQKTSPSDNLEIPTSIVPQNGSLNGDVQDDVKWMETLFHFIISTLKSGRSSYLLDVIVGFLYPVISLQETSNKDLSTLAKASFELLKWRIFWEPHLQRIISVILSLASDSNWRTRSATLTYLRTFMYRHTFILSKVEKQQIWRTVENLLRDNQVEVREHAAAVLAGLVKGGDEDLARDFRERAYAEANTIQKKRKQRNIKSGQSIASVHGAVLALAASVLSVPYDMLGWLPEHVTLLARFGGEPSPVKSTVTKAVAEFRRTHADTWNFQKDLFTEEQLEVLADTSSSSSYFA, from the exons ATGCATCTCTACAATGCATGGCTACCGCCACCGGTGGTAGAAGAGGCCGTTAAAGAAGCTGAATCTTTCACTCGTGTGGTCAACTCTGTAAAGGCCTCTTTTAAGCCTGACGATCCCGAATCTGTCTACTCAACTCTCAAATGGATTTCCGTTATCGACCT TTATATAAAGGCGAAAAGTGAAGTAGCTGTGGAAGATGTGGCTCAAATTGTGGAAATTGGGATTGAATTGTTCAATATATCTCAGAACAAGCTTTATGCCCAG GTTAGATGGGGAAGTGTTTTAGTCAGAGTTCTTAATAAGTACAGAAAGAAATTGCATTCCTTGAAAGTCCAGTGGCGGCCATTGTATGATACTCTGATTCATACTCATTTCACAAG GAATACAGGTCCAGAAGGATGGAGGTTGAGACAAAGACACTTTGAGACTGTTACTTCACTTGTTAGATCCTGCAGGAGATTCTTTCCAGCTGGTTCTGCCTTGGAAATATGGTCTGAATTTAG TTCTCTATTGGAAAATCCCTGGCATAATACATCATTTGAAGGATCCGGATTTGTTAGGCTGTTTCTGCCTACCAACTTGGACAACCAAGACTTCTACACAGA TGATTGGGTTAGAAAGAGTTTGGAACTGTGGGACTCGATACCGAATTCCCAATTCTGGAATAGCCAGTGGGCTGCTGTGATAGCACGTGTTATAAAGAACTGCAATTTTATCAACTGGGAGTGCTTCTTGCCAACACTTTTCTCCAGATACTTGAATATGTTTGAG GTTCCTGTGGCAAATGGAACTGGATCATATCCCTTTTCTGTTGATGTTCCCAGATACACAAGATTTTTGTTCTCTAATAAAACAGTCACTCCAGCAAAGGCTATTGCAAAATCGATT GTATATCTACTAAAACCTGGTACTTCAGCACAGGAGCATTTCAAGAAATTAATTGACCTTTTAGAACA ATATTATCATCCTTCTAATGGCGGTCGGTGGACTTATTCGTTGGAAAGATTTTTGCTCTATTTAGTACTTACGTTTCAGAAACGATTACAATATGAGCAACA GAGTACAAATAATATTGGAGAAGAGGAACTATTTCTGGGAAAATTGGAAAGGACTTCTTTTGTTAATGTGCTTCTGAAGTTGGTTGACCGTGGGCAATATAGTAAGAACGAACATCTTTCTGAGACAGTTGCTGCAGCAACTTCTATTTTGTCATATGTGGAGCCCTCTTTGGTTCTTCCATTTTTAGCATCTCGGTTCCATCTGGCTTTGGAGACG ATGACTGCCACCCACCAGTTGAAGACAGCTGTCATGTCTGTAGCATTTGCTGGGCGTTCGCTTTTTCTCACATCCCTATCAACTTCAGTAAAACATGATGATGATCTTGGAGGTGGTGATGATGCATTTCTTGATCTTCTGATGATCTCATTGTCTAATGCATTGTTAGGCATGGATGCTAATGATCCTCCCAAAACCTTAGCTACCATGCAGTTAATTGGTTCCATATTTTCAAAT ATTGCTACTTTGGATGATGAAAATAATGATATGTCATTCATGCCAATGAGCAGCTTTGCTGAGTGGttggatgaatttttttgtcGACTATTTTCGTTACTTCAACACTTGGAACCCAGTAATGTTCT GAATGAAGGTTTAACTTCATCAGCAACATCTGGCACTTTTCTGGTTGAGGATGGTCCATATTATTATTGCATGCTTGAAATCTTGCTTGGCAGGCTGTCAAAATCATTATACAACCAG GCTTTGAAGAAAATTTCAAAGTTCGTCAGGACAAATATTCTTCCTGGAGCAATAGCAGAAGTCGGACTGCTTTGTTGCGCATGTGTTCATACAAACCCAGATGAGGCAGTTGGCTCCCTTGTTGAACCAATTTTGTCATCTGTTATATCTTCTTTAGAAGGAACTCCTGTTACTGGGTTTGGGGGAGGAGGAAATCCTGAAGCCACTTTATCAACCAAG GAAAAACCAACACTTTCTCCTGCTCTTGAAACATCAATTGATTATCAATTAAAAATACTGTCAGTTTCCATCAGTTATGGAGGTCCTTCACTTCTTCGTTACAAGGAACAATTCAAAGAAGCTATCGTATCTGCTTTTGAATCTCCGTCATGGAAG GTTAATGGAGCTGGAGATCATCTCCTTCGGTCACTCCTTGGAAGTTTGGTTCTGTATTATCCTATTGATCAGTACAA GTGCATGTTGCGGCATCCTGCTGCTGCAGCTTTAGAGGATTGGATCAGCACAAAGGATTATAACTGTGATGGAGAATTGAAGGGTCCAAAGTGGCATGTTCCAATTAATGAAGAAATCCAGTTTGCGAATGAACTTTTGAACCTTCATTTTGAATCAGCTTTAGATGATCTCTTGAGAATATGCCAAAACAAGATTCACTCTGATACAG GAAATGAAAAAGAGCACTTGAAAGTGACTCTTCTGCGTATTGATTCTTCCCTGCAAGGTGTTTTATCTTGCTTACCTGATTTCAGCCCATCCTCAAGGAATGGGATTGTCAAAGACCCAAATCATGGTTCTTTCTTCATAGCTGGAGCAACAGGTTCAACTGTTGGAAGCATCAAACTGCGTGAAAAAGCTGCCACAATTATTCATACAGCTTGCAA GTATCTGTTAGAAGAAAAATCAGATGATAGCATTTTATTGATACTCATTGTTCGTATAATGGATGCCTTGAGCAATTACG GGAGTTTGGAGTATGATGAGTGGTCAAATCACAGGCAGGCTTGGAAGTTGGAATCTGCTGCCATCATAGAGCCTCCAATAAATTTCATTGTATCATCTCAttctaaaggaaagaaaag GCCTAGGTGGGCTCTTATTGACAAGGCATATATGCATAGCACATGGAGATCATCACAGTCATCTTATCATCTATATCGTACAAACGGCAATTTTTCTCCATCAGATCATGCAGTTCTTTTAATGGAAGATCTGCTTAATCTCTCTTTGCATAGCTATGAAACTGTTCGCGG ACTTGCTGGGAAATCGCTGCTGAAGATTATTAAAAGATGGCCATCTATGATTTCCAAGTGTGTGCTCTGTCTTACTAGAAACTTACAAAGTCCCGACTCACCAGAGTATGCAGTCCTGGGTTCTTGTGCAGTCCTCTCTACGCAAACAGTTCTCAAGCATTTGACAGCG GATACAAAAGCGTTATCTTCATTTCTTCTTGGAATTCTTTCAAG CTCACATCATGAATCTCTGAAATCCCAGAAAGCAATTAATGAG CTCTTTGTCAAGTACAACATCCATTTCTCTGGAGTATCTAGAGCCATTTTCAGGGCAGCAGACAATCACATAGCTGAACCGGATTTAACAGATTTGGTTTCTCAGATTGGATCTATGAGTTTTGATTCTAGTGACTTGCATTGGAG GTATAACCTGATGGCTAATAGGGTCTTGCTTTTGTTGGCTATGACATCCAGAAACGATCCTAACGTTTCTTCAAAAATACTGAGTGAAACTGCTG GTCACTtccttaaaaatttaaaaagtcAACTTCCTCAGACAAGGATACTTGCAATCTCAGCTCTGAATACACTACTAAATGAATCACCTTATAAGATCTCAGCGGAGAATCAACCAGCAGTCTCTAGGGAGCAGTCAACAACTACCAAGTCATCTCTTGAAGGGGTATTAAGTGAAATTTTCCAGGAAGATGGATTCTTTTCTGAGACTTTGAATAGTCTTTCCCATGTTCATATAATCACGGATAATGATAGCACATCTAGAGGAAGTCATGGGAATCCTTCTTTTCAAAGCCTGGCAGACAAATCCATCACCCGCTTTTATTTTGACTTTACAGCTTCTTGGCCACGTACTCCTAGTTGGATTTCTTTACTAGGAAATGATACTTTCTACCCTCATTTTGCACGTATTTTTAAGCGACTCATACAAGAATGCGGGATGCCTGTTTTACTTGCTCTTAAAAGTACATTGGAGGAGTTTGTAAATGCTAAGGAAAGGTCCAAACAATGCGTTGCTGCTGAAGCATTAGCAGGGGTGTTGCATTCTGATGTCAATGGACTTTTAGACGTGTGGGACAATTGGATGAAGGTTCAGTTACAGAGTATCATTCTCTCGCAGTCAGTGGAATCTGTACCCGAGTGGGCAGCTTGTATACGTTATGCAGTTACTGGAAAAGGAAAGTATGGTACGAGAACTCCCCTTCTGAGGCAACAAATTTTGGAGTGCTTGATAATGCCTTTACCTGCAGCTGTAACAACCACTATAGTTGCAAAGCGATACACTTTTCTTTCAGCTGCACTTCTTGAAATATCCGCACAGAAAATGCCACTGCCAGAGATACAGCTCCACAGCAAACTTCTTACTGAGTTGCTGTCTAATATGTGTCATTCATCAGCCCAA GTCAGGGAAGCTATAGGCGTTAACATGTCTATTTTGTGCTCCAACATTCGCCTTTATTCGTCATTTGCTTCTAATCATTCAAGTGAAAGAGCAATTGCTGATGTTGATAACCAACTGAAAGAAGAAAAATGGCTTCTGCTTCTGACAGAACAAGCATCTGAGGTGGTCATAAATATTCAGAAAACTAGTCCTTCAGACAATTTGGAGATACCAACATCAATAGTGCCACAGAATGGGTCCTTGAATGGGGATGTACAAGACGATGTAAAATGGATGGAAACG CTGTTCCATTTTATCATCTCAACATTGAAATCTGGAAGATCATCCTATTTGCTAGATGTTATTGTGGGATTTCTCTATCCGGTGATTTCCTTGCAG GAAACATCAAATAAGGATTTGTCAACCCTTGCCAAGGCTTCCTTCGAATTGTTAAAATGGAGGATTTTCTGGGAACCTCATCTGCAGAGGATTATTTCAGTGATTCTTTCTTTGGCCAGTGATTCTAACTGGCGGACCAGATCAGCTACTCTGACATATTTGCGTACTTTCATGTATAG GCACACTTTTATTCTTTCAAAGGTGGAGAAACAACAAATTTGGCGAACAGTTGAGAATCTACTGAGAGACAATCAAGTAGAG GTAAGAGAGCATGCTGCAGCAGTTCTAGCAGGTCTAGTGAAGGGAGGGGATGAAGATCTTGCTAGAGATTTCCGTGAGAGAGCTTATGCAGAAGCTAACACTatccaaaagaagagaaaacAAAG GAATATAAAATCAGGTCAATCTATAGCGTCTGTTCATGGTGCTGTGCTTGCTTTGGCTGCTTCAGTATTATCTGTTCCATATGACATGCTCGG GTGGTTGCCTGAACATGTTACTTTACTAGCTCGCTTTGGAGGAGAGCCATCACCTGTGAAATCTACGGTTACAAAGGCTGTTGCTGAGTTCCGGCGGACTCATGCTGATACATGGAATTTCCAGAAAGATCTATTTACCGAAGAACAACTTGAG GTTCTGGCCGATACATCCTCTTCATCGTCATATTTTGCTTGA